The following DNA comes from Acidobacteriota bacterium.
GTCGAGCACCGCCAGTGCGTGCGCCGTGCGCTGGAGCGCCGGCGCGTGCGTCGCCACTTCGCGGCGCAGCGTCTCGAACAGCGCGAGTTCGAGCGCGATGAGGTGCTCGTCGGCGTGCAGCACCTGCTCTTCGAACGTCTTGAGCGCCGGCGTGATGAAGCGCTCGCCCCCCGCAATCGTCTGCTTGCGGATGTAGTCGTCGGGCACGGCGTGCAGGTTCGACTTCGACACCTCGATGTAGTAGCCGAATACGCGGTTGAACCGGATCTTCAGTGACGTGATGCCGGTACGGATGCGTTCGGCCTCCTCCATCGAGGAGATGTCGTCCTTGCCGCGCCGGCTCAGGCCACGCAGGCGATCGACCTCGGGATCGGCACCGTCGCGGATGACGTCGCCGTCGCGCGCGAGCAGCGGCGGTTCATCGGCCAGCGTGCCGGCGATCTGTTCGCGGAGCGCCGGGAGATCGTCGAGCGCCTCGACCACCTGCGCGAGCAGCGGTGCCTGCAACGTCGAGAGCGTCTGTCGCAACGCAGGTACGGCGCCGAGCGATCGCGCGAGTGCCACGAGGTCGCGCGGGCCGGCCGTGCCGAGCGCGGCGCGTGCGACGAGCCGATGGACGTCGTACACCGGCTTCAACCCGTCGCGCAGCGTCCCGCGCTCGACGGAGCGGAACGCCAGATCCTCGACGGCGTCGAGACGATCGCGGATGGCGTCCAGGTCGACGAGCGGCTTGGTGAGCCACGCGCGCATCAGCCGCGCGCCCATCGCGGTGACCGTGTCGTCGAGGACGCCGAGCAGCGACACCTGTCGATCGCCTTCGGTCGACGAGAGCACTTCGAGATGGCGTAGCGTCGTGGCGTCGACGATCAGGCCGTCGCGCGTCTCGCGATAGGTCACCGTGCGTACGTGCGAGAGATCGCCCTTCTGGGTGTCGCGCAGATACTGAACGAGCGCACCCGCCGCACCGATGGCGTGCGGATGGCCGTCGAGGCCGAACCCCGCGAGGCCGCTCGTCTGCAACTGCCCGGTCAACGCGCGCTGCGCGCTGTCGAGCGCGAACTGCCAGCTGTCGCGCCGCGTCACGGCGGGCAGCGGCAGGCCGTCGGCGCGCAGCGTCTCGAGGTCCATGTCGTCCGGGACCAGCAGTTCGCGCGCCGAGAGCACTCCGAGTTCGTCGCGCAGCAGCGCGGTGGCCGTGTCACCGGCGAACTCGGTGGCCGCGAAGTCGCCAGTGGACAGTTCGACCCACGCCAGCCCCCAGACGTCGACGCCCTTTCGCGGCGGCACGATGGCGGCCAGCAGCGCTGGCGCGCGGGCGTCGAGGTACGCCGCATCGATCAGCGTCCCCGGTGTGACCACACGCGTCACGGCGCGCTTGACGAGTCCCTTGGCTGATTTCGGGTCTTCGATCTGATCGCAGATCGCGACGCTGATGCCCTGTCGCACCAACCGCATGATGTAGCCGTCTGCCGCGTGGAACGGCACGCCGCACATCGGGATGCCCGTGCCCGTCGCGTCCTTCGATCGCGACGTCAACGTCAGTTCCACGGCGCGCGCCGCAACGACGGCATCCTCGTAGAACAGCTCGTAGAAGTCGCCCATCCGGAAGAAGAGGAGGGCGTCAGGGTGCTGGCGCTTGGCGTCCTGATATTGACGCATCGCCGGGGTCAGCGAGGCGGGCGGGGCTGTCAGGATGGAGTCGGACACCGGAGGCAGCGGGGTGCGGCATGCACGGCCGCCAGGACGCGGCCGGTAGAATGAGTGAGGCCGTGAGAACCGCGGCCAGTCTAGCATGCTCGTTCTCGCTCTCGATTCGTCCACGCGCGGCGGCAGCGTGGCCCTGGCCCTCGACGGTCTGGTGCTCGACGTCCGCGCAGGCGAGGCCACGATTCGCCACGCCGCCCGACTGCCGGGTGATCTCATCGATCTGTTGGCGGCGCACGGCCGCACGCCGAAGGACGTGGACCTGCTGGCCGCCGCGATCGGCCCGGGCGGCTTCACGGGATTGCGCGTCGGACTCGCCACAATGCAGGGGCTTGCGATGGCGCTCGATCGACGCGTGTTCATGGCCAGCACGCTCGACCTGATCGCACAGGCCGTGCACGACGCGGCGCCGGACGCGCGGTGGGTGGGCGCGCTGATGCAC
Coding sequences within:
- the mutS gene encoding DNA mismatch repair protein MutS, whose amino-acid sequence is MRQYQDAKRQHPDALLFFRMGDFYELFYEDAVVAARAVELTLTSRSKDATGTGIPMCGVPFHAADGYIMRLVRQGISVAICDQIEDPKSAKGLVKRAVTRVVTPGTLIDAAYLDARAPALLAAIVPPRKGVDVWGLAWVELSTGDFAATEFAGDTATALLRDELGVLSARELLVPDDMDLETLRADGLPLPAVTRRDSWQFALDSAQRALTGQLQTSGLAGFGLDGHPHAIGAAGALVQYLRDTQKGDLSHVRTVTYRETRDGLIVDATTLRHLEVLSSTEGDRQVSLLGVLDDTVTAMGARLMRAWLTKPLVDLDAIRDRLDAVEDLAFRSVERGTLRDGLKPVYDVHRLVARAALGTAGPRDLVALARSLGAVPALRQTLSTLQAPLLAQVVEALDDLPALREQIAGTLADEPPLLARDGDVIRDGADPEVDRLRGLSRRGKDDISSMEEAERIRTGITSLKIRFNRVFGYYIEVSKSNLHAVPDDYIRKQTIAGGERFITPALKTFEEQVLHADEHLIALELALFETLRREVATHAPALQRTAHALAVLDVLATFADVAARRNYSKPHVHDGDDMSVVEGRHPVVETMTREAFVPNDLSLDGTSQQLLVITGPNMGGKSTYLRQTALLCLMAQAGSFVPARQAKLPVVDRIYARVGAADNIARGQSTFMVEMQETASILNTATSRSLVVLDEIGRGTSTFDGLSIAWAVAEHLASGPKARPKTLFATHYHELTDLADALPGVANAHLLVREWQDQIVFLRKVVPGRSDRSYGIQVARLAGLPPTVIRRAREILTGLEQDELTRGGRPTIAGASALTGPQQQLGLFQAPADDRLRDRLRELDVDNLTPLQALALLADLKQEADA